TCGATTTTTGGATACATTATTGGTTTATGTGTTAATTCAAGGCAGTTGAATCACTTGATGTTTCAGGTACTGTTGTTTATCTCTATGGATGCCAAAAAGTTGGATACTGGCCCGAGAGATGCAATCAACTGGCTCCCTGACGAGATTCTGGGCAAAATCTTGTCATTACTTGCGACAAAACAGGCTGTTTCAACATCGGTTCTTTCTAAAAAGTGGAGGACTCTCTTTAAATTAGTGGATACCCTCGAGTTTGACGATTCTGTCTCTGGAATGGGTGAACAAGAAGCGAGCTATGTGTTTCCGGAGAGCTTTAAGGATTTGGTGGATCGAACAGTAGCTTTGCAGTGTGATTATCCGATCAGGAAGTTGTCACTAAAATGTCATGTTGGCAGGGACGATGAACAACGAAAGGCTTGTGTGGGCCGCTGGATATCGAATGTCGTAGGGCGCGGTGTTTCAGAAGTGGTACTAAGGATCAATGATCGTGGTTTACACTTTCTGTCTCCTCAGCTCTTGACATGCAAAACACTGGTTAAGCTGACACTAGGCACACGTCTCTTTCTTGGAAAGCTTCCTTCATATGTGTCACTTCCATCTCTTAAGTTTCTCTTCATCCATAGCGTCttctttgatgattttggaGAGTTGTCTAATGTGCTTCTTGCTGGTTGCCCGGTGGTCGAGGCGTTATATCTCAATCAAAATGGCGAATCAATGCCTTACACCATATCGAGTCCTACGCTCAAGAGACTATCAGTTCACTACGAGTATCATTTTGAGAGCGTAATCTCATTTGACCTGCCAAATCTCGAGTACCTTGACTACTCTGATTACGCCTTGTATGGGTATCCACAAGTTAACTTGGAATCCCTTGTTGAAGCTTATCTGAATCTTGATAAGGCTGAACATGTCGAGAGCCCGGATGTAACCAAACTCATTATGGGAATAAGAAATGTTGAGATCCTTAGTCTATCTCCCGATTCGGTTGGAGTAAGTTAGTCAATTTATTCTATATCGTTTGGAAACTCTTGGACATTATTATTAAACTCTGATTGTGTTTCAGGTGATCTATTCATGCTGTAAATATGGGCTACTTCTACCGGTATTCAACAATCTGGTTAGTTTATCTTTTGGGACTAAGAAAACACGAGCTTGGAAATTGCTTGCAGATATACTTAAACAGTCTCCAAAGCTTGAAACTCTCATCATCGAGGTATGCAAAACCTAAGAccaaataaatatacacaCGAACTTAGAGGTTGATCAGTTAACATACATTTATCGATTGATACTTCTTCAGGATCTGAATGGTTACCCACTCGATGTCTCCATGCCTCTGAACCAAGTGAAGGAGTTGCAGATTCTGGAATATGGAGAAAGTGATGACGAGGTTAAACGGTTGAAGAGTTTTCTTGGGGAAGAAAGTATGATAGAAGTTGTGTTTCCTGAAGTTTGATTGCAAACGAAAAGG
This sequence is a window from Arabidopsis thaliana chromosome 1 sequence. Protein-coding genes within it:
- a CDS encoding F-box/RNI-like superfamily protein (F-box/RNI-like superfamily protein; CONTAINS InterPro DOMAIN/s: F-box domain, cyclin-like (InterPro:IPR001810), F-box domain, Skp2-like (InterPro:IPR022364); BEST Arabidopsis thaliana protein match is: F-box family protein (TAIR:AT3G60040.1); Has 1823 Blast hits to 1784 proteins in 27 species: Archae - 2; Bacteria - 0; Metazoa - 0; Fungi - 0; Plants - 1819; Viruses - 0; Other Eukaryotes - 2 (source: NCBI BLink).), translated to MDAKKLDTGPRDAINWLPDEILGKILSLLATKQAVSTSVLSKKWRTLFKLVDTLEFDDSVSGMGEQEASYVFPESFKDLVDRTVALQCDYPIRKLSLKCHVGRDDEQRKACVGRWISNVVGRGVSEVVLRINDRGLHFLSPQLLTCKTLVKLTLGTRLFLGKLPSYVSLPSLKFLFIHSVFFDDFGELSNVLLAGCPVVEALYLNQNGESMPYTISSPTLKRLSVHYEYHFESVISFDLPNLEYLDYSDYALYGYPQVNLESLVEAYLNLDKAEHVESPDVTKLIMGIRNVEILSLSPDSVGVIYSCCKYGLLLPVFNNLVSLSFGTKKTRAWKLLADILKQSPKLETLIIEDLNGYPLDVSMPLNQVKELQILEYGESDDERLQSRLESKNKLGSFDFEKFLFPIPPPIKITVSPHPSDSGGDGSNSKSSSDDEFVSLDSSTSGLCSSSEHVRKKKMKRNNTEAEADASSSDTSSG
- a CDS encoding F-box/RNI-like superfamily protein (F-box/RNI-like superfamily protein; FUNCTIONS IN: molecular_function unknown; INVOLVED IN: biological_process unknown; LOCATED IN: cellular_component unknown; EXPRESSED IN: 24 plant structures; EXPRESSED DURING: 13 growth stages; CONTAINS InterPro DOMAIN/s: F-box domain, cyclin-like (InterPro:IPR001810), F-box domain, Skp2-like (InterPro:IPR022364); BEST Arabidopsis thaliana protein match is: F-box family protein (TAIR:AT3G60040.1); Has 1816 Blast hits to 1777 proteins in 27 species: Archae - 2; Bacteria - 0; Metazoa - 0; Fungi - 0; Plants - 1813; Viruses - 0; Other Eukaryotes - 1 (source: NCBI BLink).); translated protein: MDAKKLDTGPRDAINWLPDEILGKILSLLATKQAVSTSVLSKKWRTLFKLVDTLEFDDSVSGMGEQEASYVFPESFKDLVDRTVALQCDYPIRKLSLKCHVGRDDEQRKACVGRWISNVVGRGVSEVVLRINDRGLHFLSPQLLTCKTLVKLTLGTRLFLGKLPSYVSLPSLKFLFIHSVFFDDFGELSNVLLAGCPVVEALYLNQNGESMPYTISSPTLKRLSVHYEYHFESVISFDLPNLEYLDYSDYALYGYPQVNLESLVEAYLNLDKAEHVESPDVTKLIMGIRNVEILSLSPDSVGVIYSCCKYGLLLPVFNNLVSLSFGTKKTRAWKLLADILKQSPKLETLIIEDLNGYPLDVSMPLNQVKELQILEYGESDDEVKRLKSFLGEESMIEVVFPEV
- a CDS encoding F-box/RNI-like superfamily protein, whose product is MDAKKLDTGPRDAINWLPDEILGKILSLLATKQAVSTSVLSKKWRTLFKLVDTLEFDDSVSGMGEQEASYVFPESFKDLVDRTVALQCDYPIRKLSLKCHVGRDDEQRKACVGRWISNVVGRGVSEVVLRINDRGLHFLSPQLLTCKTLVKLTLGTRLFLGKLPSYVSLPSLKFLFIHSVFFDDFGELSNVLLAGCPVVEALYLNQNGESMPYTISSPTLKRLSVHYEYHFESVISFDLPNLEYLDYSDYALYGYPQVNLESLVEAYLNLDKAEHVESPDVTKLIMGIRNVEILSLSPDSVGVS
- a CDS encoding F-box/RNI-like superfamily protein is translated as MDAKKLDTGPRDAINWLPDEILGKILSLLATKQAVSTSVLSKKWRTLFKLVDTLEFDDSVSGMGEQEASYVFPESFKDLVDRTVALQCDYPIRKLSLKCHVGRDDEQRKACVGRWISNVVGRGVSEVVLRINDRGLHFLSPQLLTCKTLVKLTLGTRLFLGKLPSYVSLPSLKFLFIHSVFFDDFGELSNVLLAGCPVVEALYLNQNGESMPYTISSPTLKRLSVHYEYHFESVISFDLPNLEYLDYSDYALYGYPQVNLESLVEAYLNLDKAEHVESPDVTKLIMGIRNVEILSLSPDSVGVIYSCCKYGLLLPVFNNLVSLSFGTKKTRAWKLLADILKQSPKLETLIIEVCKT
- a CDS encoding F-box/RNI-like superfamily protein, coding for MFQVLLFISMDAKKLDTGPRDAINWLPDEILGKILSLLATKQAVSTSVLSKKWRTLFKLVDTLEFDDSVSGMGEQEASYVFPESFKDLVDRTVALQCDYPIRKLSLKCHVGRDDEQRKACVGRWISNVVGRGVSEVVLRINDRGLHFLSPQLLTCKTLVKLTLGTRLFLGKLPSYVSLPSLKFLFIHSVFFDDFGELSNVLLAGCPVVEALYLNQNGESMPYTISSPTLKRLSVHYEYHFESVISFDLPNLEYLDYSDYALYGYPQVNLESLVEAYLNLDKAEHVESPDVTKLIMGIRNVEILSLSPDSVGVIYSCCKYGLLLPVFNNLVSLSFGTKKTRAWKLLADILKQSPKLETLIIEDLNGYPLDVSMPLNQVKELQILEYGESDDEVKRLKSFLGEESMIEVVFPEV